In Deinococcus maricopensis DSM 21211, one genomic interval encodes:
- the trpC gene encoding indole-3-glycerol phosphate synthase TrpC, translating into MTFDRVPGVLGRIVRERAQDYADAPTDLGPARPRPRLFHAALAREGLHLIAEVKRASPSQGRIADLDPRAAALAYERGGAAAVSVLTEPRHFGGDAQALLDVTGALTIPALRKDFVVHPAMLREAAEWGARAVLLMVSVLGEAVGTYLEYAHHVGLDALVEVHDDAELDIALAAGAEIIGVNNRDLTTLHIDLRTAPRLIRRARDAGFTGLLVAESGYSAPADLEHVRGLADAVLVGSSLAASGNLERAARDLMTA; encoded by the coding sequence ATGACGTTTGACCGCGTGCCCGGCGTTCTCGGGCGGATCGTCCGCGAGCGCGCGCAGGACTACGCCGACGCGCCCACTGACCTCGGCCCCGCCCGCCCCCGCCCGCGCCTGTTTCACGCGGCGCTCGCCCGTGAGGGCCTGCACCTGATCGCGGAAGTGAAGCGCGCGAGCCCCAGCCAGGGCCGCATCGCGGACCTCGACCCGCGCGCGGCGGCCCTCGCGTACGAACGGGGCGGCGCCGCCGCCGTGAGCGTCCTCACGGAGCCGCGGCACTTCGGCGGGGACGCGCAGGCCCTGCTGGACGTAACGGGCGCGCTCACCATACCGGCACTCCGCAAGGACTTCGTCGTGCATCCCGCGATGCTGCGCGAAGCGGCCGAATGGGGCGCGCGCGCCGTCCTGCTGATGGTCAGCGTCCTCGGCGAGGCCGTCGGCACGTACCTCGAGTACGCGCACCACGTGGGCCTGGACGCCCTGGTGGAAGTTCACGATGACGCGGAACTCGACATCGCCCTGGCGGCCGGTGCGGAAATCATCGGCGTGAACAACCGCGACCTGACGACGCTGCACATCGATCTGCGCACCGCGCCGCGCCTGATTCGCCGCGCGCGCGACGCGGGCTTCACCGGGCTGCTGGTCGCCGAGAGCGGCTACAGCGCCCCCGCCGACCTGGAGCACGTGCGCGGCCTCGCGGACGCCGTGCTGGTCGGCAGCAGCCTCGCAGCGAGCGGGAACCTGGAGCGCGCCGCGCGCGACCTGATGACCGCGTGA
- a CDS encoding MBL fold metallo-hydrolase, with the protein MTLTLTFLGTSDSQGVPRWSCTCAVCADARAGGANRRTRSSALLRGAGESVLLDCGPDLHAQLTREGVTHLDHAVISHAHNDHLMGLGDLLDVRAAPRPVIHAPADVIPEVAARFAYAFRNASPVRALPEVGLQAAGLTLRAFRVPHGDNGDSHAFRLDGPSVRAAYVTDALRIPDALAAQWLKNLDLLILGTSFRAESLDATRTHRSVYDVHEARALSWAVRTPRVLLTHLSHDHDVRAPDLPHGWAYAHDGLTITLA; encoded by the coding sequence GTGACCCTGACCCTCACGTTCCTCGGCACGAGCGACAGCCAGGGCGTGCCGCGCTGGTCGTGCACCTGCGCCGTCTGCGCGGACGCACGCGCGGGTGGCGCCAACCGCCGCACCCGCTCCAGCGCGCTGCTGCGCGGCGCGGGGGAGAGCGTGCTGCTCGACTGCGGCCCGGACCTGCACGCGCAACTCACCCGCGAGGGCGTCACGCACCTCGACCACGCGGTCATCAGCCACGCGCACAACGACCACCTGATGGGCCTCGGCGACCTGCTGGACGTACGCGCCGCGCCCCGGCCAGTCATCCACGCGCCCGCCGACGTCATCCCGGAAGTCGCGGCGCGTTTCGCGTACGCCTTTCGGAACGCGTCCCCGGTGCGGGCCCTGCCGGAGGTGGGACTGCAGGCGGCGGGCCTCACCCTGCGGGCGTTCCGCGTGCCCCACGGCGACAACGGCGACAGCCACGCCTTCCGCCTGGACGGCCCCAGTGTCCGCGCCGCGTACGTCACGGACGCGCTGCGCATCCCGGACGCGCTCGCGGCGCAGTGGCTGAAGAACCTCGACCTCCTGATTCTGGGCACCAGCTTCCGCGCCGAAAGCCTCGACGCAACGCGGACTCACCGCAGCGTCTACGACGTGCACGAAGCGCGCGCCCTGTCGTGGGCCGTTCGGACACCGCGCGTGCTGCTCACGCACCTCAGCCACGACCACGATGTGCGCGCCCCGGACCTCCCGCACGGCTGGGCGTATGCGCACGACGGCCTGACGATCACCCTGGCGTGA
- a CDS encoding disulfide bond formation protein B gives MTRENRVYAAWVVAILATMGSLYFSEVRQFVPCVLCWFQRICMYPLVLVLGVAAFRADPGGRAYALPLAVAGWLVAMVHNLEDWGVIQALKVCGVGQTTAGCDAKWPIFGDANKAVSDIITIPVLSFVAFTLVIALLTWRERPGRR, from the coding sequence GTGACGCGCGAGAACCGCGTGTACGCCGCGTGGGTCGTGGCGATTCTCGCCACGATGGGCAGCCTGTACTTCAGCGAGGTGCGACAGTTCGTGCCGTGCGTGCTGTGCTGGTTCCAGCGGATCTGCATGTACCCGTTGGTGCTGGTGCTGGGTGTCGCCGCATTCCGCGCGGACCCGGGTGGGCGCGCGTACGCCTTGCCGCTCGCGGTCGCAGGGTGGCTGGTGGCGATGGTGCACAACCTGGAAGACTGGGGCGTGATTCAGGCGCTCAAGGTCTGCGGCGTCGGGCAGACCACCGCCGGCTGCGACGCGAAATGGCCGATTTTCGGCGACGCGAACAAAGCCGTGTCGGACATCATCACCATCCCGGTGCTGAGCTTCGTGGCGTTCACGCTGGTCATCGCGCTGCTCACGTGGCGTGAACGTCCGGGGCGGCGCTGA
- a CDS encoding DsbA family protein has translation MSKPNLQRDGGSNANRMALLIGTVIAAVLIALALFTRHGNGNTQAQTFDLTGRPVLGRADAPVTMIVFEDYKCPVCKGFDEEDLPTLKSKYIDTGKVKMVAMAYPFLAQNFGLSDDDSTRASVAAKCMARQGTEKFWAYHHALFRGQQDEKTVWATEEALQDLAGTIDGVDTAAFNTCLKDQATLKEVNDDKAQGDKAGVNGTPSVYVNGRYIANFHADALGQAIEDAQK, from the coding sequence ATGAGCAAACCGAACCTCCAGCGGGACGGCGGCAGCAACGCCAACCGCATGGCCCTCCTGATCGGCACGGTCATCGCCGCCGTCCTGATCGCCCTCGCCCTGTTCACCCGGCACGGGAACGGCAACACCCAGGCGCAGACCTTCGACCTCACGGGCCGTCCCGTGCTGGGCCGCGCGGACGCGCCCGTCACGATGATCGTCTTCGAGGACTACAAATGCCCGGTCTGCAAAGGCTTCGACGAGGAGGACCTCCCGACCCTCAAAAGCAAATACATCGACACCGGCAAGGTGAAGATGGTCGCCATGGCGTACCCGTTCCTCGCGCAGAACTTCGGCCTGAGCGACGACGACTCCACCCGCGCGTCCGTCGCCGCGAAATGCATGGCGCGCCAGGGCACCGAGAAATTCTGGGCGTACCACCACGCGCTGTTCCGCGGGCAGCAGGACGAAAAAACCGTCTGGGCGACCGAAGAGGCCCTGCAGGACCTCGCGGGCACCATAGACGGCGTCGACACCGCCGCGTTCAACACCTGCCTGAAAGACCAGGCGACGCTCAAGGAAGTCAACGACGACAAAGCGCAGGGCGACAAAGCCGGCGTGAACGGCACGCCCAGCGTGTACGTGAACGGCCGGTACATTGCGAACTTCCACGCGGACGCGCTCGGTCAGGCCATCGAGGACGCGCAGAAATGA
- the uvrA gene encoding excinuclease ABC subunit UvrA, translated as MQNIIVRGAREHNLKNVTVELPRNQFVVITGVSGSGKSTLAFDTIYAEGQRRYVESLSAYARQFLGLMEKPDVDAIEGLSPAISIDQKTTSHNPRSTVGTVTEIHDYLRLLYARVGTPYCPICGRKIERQSASEITDKLLVQFADKRALLLAPVVRGRKGEYRKLFSDLKREGFARARVDGVLYELDEAEKLKLEKFEKHDVDVVVDRVVLRETDRSRIAESVETGLRRGEGLLRILLPDEGAEELYSEKFACPEHGSVLEELEPRSFSFNSPYGACGDCAGLGSKLEFSPDLVIDENLSIAGGAIIPWSKKGTGGGVYYWDKLRALSEHLEFDLKTTWRDLPEKVKKAVLTGVPEPFEVVYRRAGKETMRFQTEFEGVVKNLERRYAETESEYMREKLEELMELQPCPTCGGTRYKPEILAVRVGGVNIAQASGMSVLDADRYFGELQDGTLNHDTIAPYLEGGMGGTARVHGPRHYAYTLGEFGSAVAAPILKAIRTRLRFLVDVGLDYLSLDRTANTLSGGEAQRIRLATQVGSGLTGVLYVLDEPSIGLHPKDNGRLIGTLKNLRDLGNTLLVVEHDEETMMESDYVVDMGPGAGVHGGNVVAVGTPQEVAANPESLTGKYLRGEIKIDVPTTRRRGNGKRLSVRGAREHNLRNVNIDIPLGTMTVVTGPSGSGKSTLIHDILHATLARDLNGAKTTPGKADAIIGIEHLDKVIEIDQSPIGRTPRSNPATYTGVFTDVRDLFTRTPEARRRGYQAGRFSFNVKGGRCEACKGDGVVKIEMNFLPDIYVPCEVCKGARYNRETLEVKYNGKNISEVLDMTVEDAREFFEAIPSIERKMQLLCDVGLGYMKIGQPSTTLSGGEAQRIKLASELAKRATGKTIYILDEPTTGLHFEDVRKLMMVLERLVEAGNTLVIIEHNLDVMKSADHLIDLGPEGGVRGGLVVAIGTPEELAAHPTSHTGAYLARVPGIVPARPREDAEARELVEAAPAKKPARKPSAKKAVAK; from the coding sequence TTGCAGAACATCATCGTGCGCGGCGCGCGTGAGCACAACCTCAAGAACGTCACCGTCGAACTGCCCCGCAACCAATTCGTGGTCATCACCGGCGTGAGTGGCAGCGGCAAGAGCACCCTGGCGTTCGACACCATCTACGCCGAAGGGCAGCGCCGCTACGTGGAGTCCCTGAGCGCCTACGCCCGCCAGTTCCTCGGCCTGATGGAAAAGCCCGACGTGGACGCCATCGAAGGCCTCTCGCCGGCCATCAGCATCGACCAGAAGACCACCAGCCACAACCCGCGCAGCACCGTCGGCACCGTCACCGAAATCCACGACTACCTGCGCCTGCTGTACGCCCGCGTCGGCACGCCGTACTGCCCCATCTGCGGCCGCAAGATCGAGCGGCAGTCCGCGAGCGAAATCACCGACAAGCTGCTGGTGCAGTTCGCGGACAAGCGCGCGCTGCTGCTCGCGCCGGTCGTGCGCGGCCGCAAGGGCGAGTACCGCAAGCTGTTCAGCGACCTGAAACGCGAAGGGTTCGCGCGCGCCCGCGTGGACGGCGTGCTGTACGAACTCGACGAGGCCGAGAAGCTGAAACTCGAGAAGTTCGAGAAGCACGACGTGGACGTCGTCGTGGACCGCGTGGTCCTGCGCGAGACGGACCGCTCCCGCATCGCCGAAAGCGTCGAGACGGGCCTGCGCCGCGGCGAGGGCCTGCTGCGCATCCTGCTGCCCGACGAGGGCGCCGAGGAGCTGTACAGCGAGAAGTTCGCGTGCCCGGAGCACGGCAGCGTGCTCGAGGAACTCGAACCGCGCAGCTTCAGCTTCAACAGCCCGTACGGCGCGTGCGGCGACTGCGCCGGCCTCGGCAGCAAACTGGAGTTCAGCCCGGACCTCGTGATCGACGAGAACCTCAGCATCGCCGGCGGCGCCATCATCCCGTGGAGTAAGAAGGGCACGGGCGGCGGCGTGTACTACTGGGACAAACTGCGGGCGCTCAGCGAGCACCTGGAGTTCGACCTGAAAACGACGTGGCGTGACCTGCCCGAAAAAGTCAAGAAGGCCGTACTGACGGGCGTGCCCGAGCCGTTCGAGGTGGTGTACCGCCGCGCCGGCAAGGAAACCATGCGTTTCCAGACGGAGTTCGAGGGCGTCGTGAAGAACCTCGAACGGCGCTACGCGGAAACCGAGAGCGAATACATGCGCGAGAAGCTGGAGGAACTCATGGAGCTCCAGCCGTGCCCGACGTGCGGCGGCACGCGCTACAAGCCGGAGATCCTGGCGGTACGCGTCGGCGGCGTGAACATCGCGCAGGCGAGCGGCATGAGCGTCCTCGACGCCGACCGGTACTTCGGGGAGCTGCAGGACGGCACCCTGAATCACGACACCATCGCGCCGTACCTGGAGGGCGGCATGGGCGGCACCGCGCGCGTGCACGGCCCGCGCCACTACGCCTACACCCTCGGGGAGTTCGGGTCGGCGGTGGCCGCGCCCATCCTGAAGGCCATCCGCACGCGCCTGAGGTTCCTCGTGGACGTCGGCCTGGATTACCTCAGCCTGGACCGCACCGCGAACACCCTGTCGGGCGGTGAGGCGCAGCGCATCCGCCTCGCCACGCAGGTCGGCAGCGGCCTCACCGGCGTGCTGTACGTCCTGGACGAGCCGAGCATCGGCCTGCACCCCAAAGACAATGGCCGCCTGATCGGTACCCTCAAGAACCTCCGCGACCTCGGCAACACCCTGCTCGTCGTGGAGCACGACGAGGAAACCATGATGGAGTCCGACTACGTCGTGGACATGGGCCCGGGCGCGGGCGTGCACGGCGGGAACGTCGTCGCGGTCGGCACGCCGCAGGAGGTCGCGGCGAACCCGGAAAGCCTCACCGGCAAGTACCTGCGCGGCGAGATCAAGATCGACGTGCCCACCACCCGCCGGCGCGGGAACGGCAAGCGCCTGAGCGTGCGCGGCGCGCGCGAACACAACCTGCGCAACGTCAACATCGACATTCCGCTCGGCACCATGACGGTCGTGACCGGCCCATCCGGCAGCGGCAAGAGCACGCTGATTCACGACATCCTGCACGCCACGCTCGCTCGCGACCTGAACGGCGCGAAAACCACGCCCGGCAAGGCCGACGCGATCATCGGCATCGAGCACCTCGACAAGGTCATCGAGATCGACCAGTCCCCCATCGGCCGCACGCCGCGCAGCAACCCCGCCACGTACACGGGCGTGTTCACGGACGTCCGCGACCTGTTCACGCGTACGCCCGAAGCGCGCCGCCGCGGCTATCAGGCTGGACGCTTCAGCTTCAACGTGAAGGGGGGCCGCTGCGAAGCCTGCAAGGGCGACGGCGTCGTGAAGATCGAAATGAATTTCCTGCCGGACATCTACGTGCCGTGCGAGGTGTGCAAGGGCGCGCGCTACAACCGCGAGACGCTCGAAGTGAAGTACAACGGCAAGAACATCAGCGAGGTGCTCGACATGACCGTCGAGGACGCCCGTGAGTTCTTCGAGGCGATTCCCAGCATCGAGCGGAAGATGCAGCTGCTGTGCGACGTCGGCCTGGGGTACATGAAGATCGGGCAACCGAGCACGACCCTGTCCGGCGGGGAGGCGCAGCGCATCAAGCTCGCCTCGGAGCTGGCGAAACGCGCGACCGGCAAGACCATCTACATCCTTGACGAGCCCACCACCGGCCTGCACTTCGAGGACGTCCGCAAGCTGATGATGGTCCTCGAACGGCTCGTGGAAGCCGGGAACACCCTGGTGATCATCGAGCACAACCTCGACGTCATGAAGAGCGCCGACCACCTCATCGACCTCGGCCCGGAAGGGGGCGTGCGCGGCGGCCTGGTCGTCGCCATCGGCACGCCTGAGGAACTCGCCGCGCACCCCACCAGCCACACGGGCGCGTACCTCGCGCGCGTGCCCGGCATCGTGCCCGCCAGGCCCCGCGAGGACGCCGAAGCGCGCGAACTCGTGGAGGCCGCGCCCGCCAAGAAACCCGCCCGTAAACCCAGCGCCAAGAAGGCGGTGGCGAAGTGA
- a CDS encoding GNAT family N-acetyltransferase has protein sequence MLTIRPAVPGDARACVPLIVDAIGDIALTLTVEPTVSRAAGALRAFFQEDEEDDNRLSYRNAWVAEVDGHMAGVLVAYDGARARMLDWPFLRRAWALTDNTHYVIEEETEAGEFYVDTVSVRAAYQGRGVGTQLVQFAVALARERGFPRVTLLVDEGNVGARRLYERLGFEVAGTRSIGGHAYWRLSHPLA, from the coding sequence ATGCTGACCATCCGTCCGGCGGTGCCCGGGGACGCGCGGGCGTGCGTGCCGCTCATCGTGGACGCCATCGGGGACATTGCGCTCACCCTGACGGTGGAACCGACCGTGTCGCGCGCGGCGGGAGCACTGCGGGCGTTCTTTCAGGAGGACGAGGAGGACGACAACCGCCTGAGTTACCGCAACGCGTGGGTGGCGGAGGTGGACGGGCACATGGCGGGCGTGCTGGTGGCGTACGACGGTGCGCGCGCGCGGATGCTGGACTGGCCGTTCCTGCGGCGCGCGTGGGCGTTGACGGACAACACGCACTACGTGATTGAGGAGGAAACCGAAGCGGGCGAGTTCTACGTGGATACGGTGAGCGTGCGCGCCGCGTATCAGGGGCGTGGCGTGGGGACGCAGCTGGTGCAGTTCGCGGTGGCGCTCGCGCGGGAGCGTGGGTTTCCGCGCGTGACGCTGCTGGTGGACGAGGGGAACGTGGGGGCGCGGCGGTTGTACGAGCGGTTGGGGTTTGAGGTGGCGGGGACGCGGTCCATTGGTGGACATGCGTACTGGCGCCTGTCGCATCCGCTGGCGTAG
- the ispG gene encoding flavodoxin-dependent (E)-4-hydroxy-3-methylbut-2-enyl-diphosphate synthase has product MSERRKTVTAWVGNVPVGSDHPIVVQSMTNTDTANAEATAIQVAQLARAGSEIVRVTVNNKAAAAAIPQVVQRLADVGIQVPIVGDFHYNGHILLREFPETARLLAKYRINPGNVGAGGQHDKNFATMIEVAREFDKPVRIGVNWGSLDQQVLARMMDENARAAAPRGGTDVMIDAMIVSALDSARFAEELGLAHDKILISAKVSSAPELWSVYRKLAAQCDYPLHLGLTEAGMGMKGMVASAAALAPLLQEGIGDTIRVSLTPEPGASRKLEVEVAQQILQSMGLRQFLPQVTSCPGCGRTTSSFFQELAQNIQNYIRDQMPVWKAQYPGVEEMQVAVMGCIVNGPGESKHANIGISLPGTGEDPRAPVYQDGQLLTTLKGPRIAQDFQELLEAYVQRRYGQGESVTR; this is encoded by the coding sequence ATGAGCGAGCGCCGCAAGACCGTCACGGCCTGGGTGGGGAACGTCCCCGTCGGGAGTGACCACCCCATCGTCGTGCAGTCCATGACGAACACCGACACCGCGAACGCCGAAGCGACCGCCATTCAGGTCGCGCAACTCGCCCGCGCCGGCAGCGAAATCGTCCGCGTCACCGTCAACAACAAAGCCGCCGCCGCCGCCATTCCCCAAGTGGTGCAGCGCCTCGCCGACGTCGGCATTCAGGTGCCCATCGTCGGCGACTTCCACTACAACGGGCACATTCTCCTGCGGGAATTCCCGGAAACAGCGCGCCTCCTCGCGAAGTACCGCATCAACCCCGGCAACGTCGGCGCGGGCGGCCAGCACGACAAGAACTTCGCCACGATGATCGAGGTCGCCCGGGAGTTCGACAAGCCCGTGCGCATCGGCGTGAACTGGGGCAGCCTCGATCAGCAGGTGCTCGCCCGCATGATGGACGAGAACGCCCGCGCCGCCGCCCCGCGCGGCGGCACCGACGTCATGATCGACGCGATGATCGTCTCCGCCCTCGACAGCGCCCGCTTCGCCGAGGAGCTCGGCCTCGCGCACGACAAGATCCTCATCAGCGCGAAAGTCAGCAGCGCCCCGGAACTGTGGAGCGTGTACCGCAAGCTCGCCGCGCAGTGCGACTACCCGTTGCACCTCGGCCTCACCGAAGCGGGCATGGGCATGAAAGGCATGGTGGCGTCCGCCGCCGCGCTCGCGCCGCTGCTGCAGGAAGGCATCGGCGACACCATCCGCGTGTCCCTCACACCCGAACCCGGCGCGAGCCGCAAACTCGAGGTGGAAGTCGCGCAGCAGATCCTCCAGAGCATGGGCCTGCGCCAGTTCCTCCCGCAGGTCACCAGCTGCCCCGGCTGCGGCCGCACCACCAGCAGCTTCTTCCAGGAACTCGCGCAGAACATCCAGAACTACATCCGCGACCAGATGCCCGTCTGGAAAGCCCAGTACCCCGGCGTGGAGGAAATGCAGGTCGCCGTGATGGGCTGCATCGTGAACGGCCCCGGCGAGAGCAAACACGCGAACATCGGCATCAGTCTCCCCGGCACCGGCGAGGACCCCCGCGCGCCCGTGTACCAGGACGGGCAGCTGCTCACGACCCTCAAGGGCCCGCGCATCGCGCAGGACTTCCAGGAGCTCCTCGAAGCGTACGTGCAGCGCCGCTACGGCCAGGGTGAGAGCGTCACCCGCTGA
- a CDS encoding DUF4259 domain-containing protein, giving the protein MSTWGTGSFENDSAADFLAEVTEDGMVALEEAFEVILDPDMEYVEAEEGARAVAAAEIVAAGATGDTTRVTDAALRAWLDEQAPEDFQGLQPLAVRALDRVLSDDSELQDIWADSDDAETWANDVRRVLHALA; this is encoded by the coding sequence ATGAGCACCTGGGGCACCGGCAGTTTCGAGAACGACAGCGCCGCCGACTTCCTCGCCGAAGTCACCGAGGACGGCATGGTGGCACTTGAGGAAGCGTTCGAGGTCATCCTCGACCCGGACATGGAGTACGTGGAAGCCGAGGAAGGCGCCCGCGCCGTCGCCGCTGCCGAGATTGTCGCGGCTGGCGCCACCGGCGACACCACGCGCGTGACGGACGCCGCCCTGCGCGCCTGGCTGGACGAACAGGCGCCCGAGGACTTCCAGGGCCTGCAGCCGCTCGCCGTTCGCGCGCTCGACCGCGTCCTGAGCGACGACAGCGAACTGCAGGACATCTGGGCGGACAGCGACGACGCCGAAACGTGGGCGAACGACGTTCGCCGCGTCCTGCACGCGCTTGCCTGA
- the map gene encoding type I methionyl aminopeptidase: MARITLKSPREIEAMRRAGALVAETFRVLEPFVVPGANLADLDRMAEEFIRSRGAVPAYVGYGPRNNPFPATLCVSVNEVICHGIPTPRKLREGDIVGVDIGVLMDGVYGDACYTYTVGHVTPAVQKLVDTTRDCLMAGLDVVRPGAFTGEIGDAIQTIAEARGFSVVREYTGHGIGKRLHEEPTIYHHREGGRGVKMQAGMVFTVEPMINLGKPGTRLLPDGWTVVTADGQPSAQFEHTVVVTPTGYDILTN; the protein is encoded by the coding sequence ATGGCAAGAATCACCCTGAAAAGCCCGCGTGAAATTGAAGCGATGCGCCGCGCGGGCGCGCTCGTGGCGGAAACGTTCCGCGTGCTGGAGCCGTTCGTGGTGCCCGGCGCGAACCTCGCGGACCTGGACCGCATGGCTGAGGAGTTCATCCGCTCGCGTGGCGCGGTCCCCGCGTACGTCGGGTACGGGCCGCGCAACAACCCGTTCCCTGCGACGCTGTGCGTGAGCGTAAACGAGGTCATCTGCCACGGTATCCCCACGCCCCGCAAACTCCGCGAGGGCGACATCGTCGGCGTGGACATCGGCGTGCTGATGGACGGCGTGTACGGTGACGCGTGCTACACCTACACGGTCGGGCACGTGACGCCCGCCGTGCAGAAACTCGTGGACACCACCCGCGATTGCCTGATGGCGGGCCTGGACGTGGTGCGCCCCGGCGCGTTCACGGGCGAGATCGGGGACGCCATCCAGACCATCGCGGAGGCCCGCGGGTTCAGCGTCGTGCGGGAGTACACCGGGCACGGCATCGGGAAGCGCCTGCACGAGGAGCCGACCATCTACCACCACCGCGAGGGCGGCCGCGGCGTGAAGATGCAGGCGGGCATGGTGTTCACGGTGGAGCCCATGATCAATCTCGGGAAGCCCGGTACGCGCCTGCTCCCGGACGGCTGGACGGTCGTCACCGCGGACGGTCAGCCGAGCGCGCAGTTCGAGCACACGGTCGTCGTGACGCCCACCGGGTACGACATCCTCACGAACTAA
- a CDS encoding protease complex subunit PrcB family protein translates to MKKTLPAALTLSAALLGGCATQAPSQLQVHEALLYGGTQERIAWVYGNLNGQASSNLKLNGESVELRPQVQDPLGVNGSLSVNGKATYRAPTLRKTNPSVNVSRATDGTFSVLANENVTGVYYTDGSTWLKLSGALNAGQVVSTRGTLNTLLRGAGNLTADEADAVGRELLGQGRLAVAVLPDAAIPDAKLSTEPGGLPYARTGLYLQPNILSTAAVVPNPAPTPVVTPAPSPAPGGNVNTTLSFRRVGSGSNAAVSDGNATVQLSTTQAALSSVWRAANARTLPTPGAPALTSGNSNVTIFLGQRSTGGYGIDVLSVNASAGTLTVNVRTTAPGADSFTTQALTSPWVSIEVPGTYTRVIVRDQTGAVIAQDSAN, encoded by the coding sequence ATGAAGAAAACCCTTCCGGCCGCCCTCACCCTGAGCGCGGCCCTGCTCGGCGGCTGCGCCACGCAAGCGCCCAGTCAACTCCAAGTGCATGAGGCGCTACTGTACGGCGGCACGCAGGAACGCATCGCGTGGGTGTACGGCAACCTCAACGGTCAGGCGAGCAGCAACCTGAAACTCAACGGCGAAAGCGTTGAGCTGCGCCCGCAGGTGCAGGACCCGCTGGGCGTGAACGGCAGCCTCAGCGTGAACGGCAAGGCCACCTACCGCGCACCCACCCTGCGCAAAACCAACCCCAGCGTCAACGTCTCCCGCGCCACGGACGGCACCTTCAGCGTCCTCGCGAACGAGAACGTCACGGGCGTGTACTACACCGACGGCAGCACGTGGCTGAAACTGAGCGGCGCGCTGAACGCCGGGCAGGTCGTCAGCACGCGCGGCACCCTGAACACGCTGCTGCGCGGCGCCGGCAACCTCACGGCCGACGAGGCGGACGCCGTGGGCCGCGAACTGCTCGGTCAGGGCCGCCTCGCCGTGGCGGTCCTGCCGGACGCCGCCATTCCCGACGCGAAACTCAGCACGGAACCGGGCGGCCTTCCGTACGCCCGCACGGGCCTGTACCTGCAGCCGAACATCCTCAGCACCGCTGCCGTGGTGCCCAACCCGGCCCCCACCCCTGTGGTGACGCCCGCGCCCTCCCCCGCTCCTGGTGGCAACGTGAACACGACCCTGTCCTTCCGCCGCGTCGGCAGCGGCAGCAACGCTGCCGTCAGCGACGGCAACGCCACCGTGCAGCTCTCCACCACGCAGGCGGCCCTGAGCAGCGTGTGGCGCGCCGCGAACGCCCGCACGCTCCCGACGCCCGGCGCCCCGGCACTCACGAGCGGCAACAGCAACGTCACCATCTTCCTCGGGCAGCGCAGCACCGGCGGGTACGGCATTGACGTGCTGAGCGTGAACGCCAGCGCAGGCACGCTGACCGTGAACGTCCGCACGACCGCGCCCGGCGCGGACAGCTTCACCACGCAGGCGCTCACGAGCCCCTGGGTGAGCATCGAAGTGCCCGGCACGTACACCCGCGTGATCGTCCGCGACCAGACCGGCGCGGTCATCGCGCAGGACAGCGCCAACTGA